From a single Eretmochelys imbricata isolate rEreImb1 chromosome 13, rEreImb1.hap1, whole genome shotgun sequence genomic region:
- the SLC32A1 gene encoding vesicular inhibitory amino acid transporter: MATLIRSKLSNVATSVSNKSQAKVSGMFARMGFQAATDEEAVGFVHCDDLDMEHRQGLQMDILKSDASEEGAEPPLEGDIHYQRDGTGPLPPSASKDEGICSELSGQGKPKITAWEAGWNVTNAIQGMFVLGLPYAILHGGYLGLFLIIFAAVVCCYTGKILIACLYEENEDGEIVRVRDSYVDIANACCAPRFPKLGGRIVNVAQIIELVMTCILYVVVSGNLMYNSFPNLPVSQKSWSIIATAVLLPCAFLKNLKAVSKFSLLCTLAHFVINILVIAYCLSRARDWAWDKVKFYIDVKKFPISIGIIVFSYTSQIFLPSLEGNMQHPKEFHCMMNWTHIAACILKGLFALVAYLTWADETKEVITDNLPSTIRAVVNLFLVAKALLSYPLPFFAAVEVLEKSLFQDGNRAVFPNCYGGDGRLKSWGLTLRCALVVFTLLMAIYVPHFALLMGLTGSLTGAGLCFLLPSLFHLKLLWRKLMWHHVFFDVAIFVIGGICSVSGFIHSLEGLIEAYSSNVED; this comes from the exons ATGGCCACTCTGATCCGGAGCAAGCTTTCCAACGTCGCCACCTCGGTTTCCAACAAGTCCCAGGCCAAAGTGAGCGGCATGTTTGCGAGGATGGGCTTCCAGGCGGCGACCGATGAAGAGGCGGTGGGCTTTGTTCATTGCGATGACCTGGACATGGAGCACAGGCAAGGGCTTCAGATGGACATCTTAAAGTCGGACGCCAGCGAAGAAGGAGCAGAGCCTCCCCTAGAAGGGGATATCCATTACCAAAGGGATGGCACGGGTCCCCTGCCCCCGTCCGCCTCCAAGGACGAGGGCATATGCTCGGAGCTCTCCGGCCAAGGCAAGCCAAAGATCACGGCCTGGGAAGCTGGGTGGAATGTCACCAACGCAATCCAG GGGATGTTTGTTCTTGGCCTGCCCTATGCTATCCTTCATGGTGGATATCTAGGactctttttaattattttcgcTGCAGTAGTTTGCTGCTACACTGGGAAAATCCTTATTGCCTGTCTTTACGAAGAGAATGAAGATGGGGAGATAGTCAGGGTGAGAGACTCCTATGTCGACATTGCAAACGCTTGCTGTGCTCCCAGGTTTCCCAAGCTTGGAGGGAGGATTGTGAATGTGGCTCAGATCATTGAGCTGGTCATGACCTGTATTCTCTATGTGGTGGTCAGTGGGAACCTGATGTACAATAGCTTCCCAAACTTGCCTGTCTCCCAGAAATCTTGGTCTATCATTGCCACAGCTGTGCTCCTGCCTTGTGCTTTCTTGAAGAACCTCAAGGCTGTCTCGAAATTCAGCTTGCTCTGCACCTTAGCCCACTTTGTGATCAACATTTTGGTGATTGCCTACTGTCTCTCCAGAGCACGCGACTGGGCTTGGGACAAAGTCAAGTTTTACATTGATGTGAAGAAGTTCCCCATTTCCATTGGCATCATCGTCTTCAGCTACACCTCCCAGATCTTTCTGCCTTCCTTAGAGGGGAACATGCAGCATCCCAAGGAGTTTCATTGCATGATGAACTGGACTCACATAGCAGCTTGTATTCTCAAGGGACTCTTTGCCTTGGTAGCCTATCTGACCTGGGCTGATGAGACTAAAGAAGTCATCACAGACAACTTGCCCTCCACCATTAGGGCGGTAGTCAACCTTTTCTTGGTGGCCAAAGCTTTGCTTTCCTACCCATTGCCCTTCTTTGCAGCTGTGGAAGTCCTGGAGAAGTCCCTTTTCCAGGATGGAAACAGGGCGGTCTTTCCTAACTGTTATGGGGGTGATGGGAGGCTCAAGTCCTGGGGACTCACCCTCAGGTGTGCCCTGGTAGTTTTCACCTTGTTAATGGCTATTTATGTCCCTCATTTTGCCCTCCTGATGGGTCTTACAGGGAGCCTCACAGGTGCAGGCCTCTGTTTCCTGCTCCCAAGTCTCTTCCACCTCAAGCTCTTGTGGAGGAAGCTCATGTGGCACCATGTTTTCTTTGATGTCGCCATTTTTGTTATAGGTGGTATATGCAGCGTGTCTGGATTCATCCATTCTTTAGAAGGCCTCATTGAGGCTTACAGTTCCAACGTAGAAGACTAA